GGTAGGAGTTTATGACCCCTTGTTCGACAAGTTCGACCACTTACTCAGTCAGGCTAATAATCTCAATTCGCTACAGGTGGCCTCAGTCACAGATTTGACTCAAGATGAAAAAGGTAGGTACTGGATTAGTATGGATGGCGGTGGGATTGATATCTATAACGATCAGACTAAAAAATTCACTCATACCATAGATGAGGAGTCTGGGTACACTGGATTGACTAATAAGGCCATTCAGACGGTTTTTTTTGATGCTGAGCAAAACCTTTGGGCCGGCAGTTGGGACGGCGGATTGTATTTCTTACCCAAGGGATCAAAGCATTTCAAGAATTATACGGTAGAGAATACCTCTGGAGCTTTAAAGTCCAACAGAATCTTGTCTATTGCCGAAGATTCGCATGGTGTGATTTGGATGGGATCCTTCAGCAATGGTCTACTGTCTTACAACCCTAAGACTCATGAATTCAAATCATACGACAAGGGTGAATTCCGTCTGGCTGGCATCAACAATATGGACATTCGCAGGGTATATGTTGATTCAAAGGATAGAATTTGGGTTGGAGCCACACTAGGGCTGTTTAGGATTGACCGAAACAGGAATGGGGAGCTTGAATTACATTCATTTTCGGATCAGATGTCTGAATCCATGGGAGAGCATTCGAGCGTTAATCATATTTTGTCAATTGAGGAAGATAGTAAAGACAATATATGGATTGGGACGGATGGAGCAGGTTTGTGTCAATACAACGAGAATGACAATCATTTCTTTTGGTATAATGTGCAGAATGGTCTGGATATGGAAACCGTCTGTGCCATACTGGAAGATGATCAAGGGAAAATCTGGCTCAGTAGTAAATCTGGAATAGCTTCCTTGGATTTAGAGAATGGACGTATCGATCACTTCTCCACACATGACGGGTTACTTTCCAATGCATTCAATTACAATGCGGCCTATAAAAATAAAAAGGGGCAGTTGTTTTTTGGGGATTTCTTAGGGGTGGATTTTTTTCATCCTAATAGCTTGAAGACCAATCAGGTCAAACCCCAAGTGTTTTTTACCGAATTGCGTGTGTTCAACGAACTAGTCCAGCCCAACGATGAAAGTGGTATTCTAGAAACTCCTCTGTTAGAAACTTCGGCTTTGACATTGAATCACGAACAATCCGTTTTTACAATTCAATTCGTTGGGCTCAATTATACTCGGCCCGAAGAAAACGAATATGCCTTTTATCTAGAGGGTTTGGAAACGGATTGGAACTATGTAGGAAATACCCGGTCGGCAACTTACACCAGTTTGAAAAGTGGCGATTATGTCTTTAAAGTAAAAGCAGCCAACAATGACGGTGTGTGGAGTGATGAGGTGAGGGAATTGCGGATTACTATTTTGCCTCCATGGTATCGATCTAGATGGGCGCTTTTGGTCTATTCCATTTCTTTTCTGGGACTGCTCTATGTTTTCTTTAAGATTGTCCAGGTCAGGGTAAGGGACAAACAAGCCTACCTGACAGAAATTGAGAATAGAAAACAAGAAGAGGAACTGAATGACAAAAAGTTACAGTTTTTTACCAATATATCTCATGAATTCAGGACGCCATTGACCCTAATTTTGAATCCCTTGAAGGATGTATTGAACGATTCTTCATTGACTCTTCCCAGTCGAGTCACCGAAAAGCTTCAGGTGATGTATAAGAACTCTGATAGACTCCAGCGACTGATAGATGAGCTGATGGACTTTAGGAAATTGAAATTTCACAAATTGCCCGTGCATGCACAGTGCCTGGAGATCGAACCATTCTTGAGGTCTGTCTGTCAATATTTTGAGGAGGAAGCTGAATCCAATTCGATTGATCTGGATGTGATCCCTAACCCTACCGACCAGATGGTATGGGTGGACAAAGGCATGTTGGAAAAAATTGTATTCAATCTGCTTTCTAATGCATTTAAGGTTACACCTCAAAATGGTAGTATCAAAATGTACACCTCGGTTGAAATGCACAATTATACAGATACTGAAGCATGGAATAGTCTGAAAATAACCATCAGTGATACAGGGCCTGGTTTAGAATCTGATCAATTGGAGAAGATTTTCGAAAGATTCTATCAGGTAGATAAAAAGAATAAAGACTATTTCGGCGGAACGGGTATCGGGCTGGAAGTGGTGAAAGATTTTATTTCTCTAAACAAAGGAGATATAAAGGTGAAAAGTCAAGTAGGTAAAGGAACGTCCTTTGAACTTTTTCTGAGGTTAGGAGATGATCACCTGGAGGAAAATGAAAAATTGGTGGCTCAACCTGAGACTTTCGTGCCTGTGGAATCAATCAAGGAATTGGAAGAGCAAGATGTTATTGCTCATGGCAAGAAAAAGACGATACTGATCGTAGAGGATAATCTAGAGCTTCGTAAATATCTCAAAAGCGAATTGTCAAAGCACTATCGAGTAGTTCTGGCTCGAGATGGAGCAGAAGGCTGGGAAATGGCTCAGAGCGAAAGCCCGGATGCTATGGTTACAGATGTGGTAATGCCCGAGTTGAATGGAGTGGAACTCTGTGAAAGAATTAAATCAGATATCAAAACCTCTCACATCCCAATACTGATGTTGACAGCTAAAAGCACTTTGGATGATCAATTAGAGGGAATTGAAAAGGGTGCGGATGCATACATTAGCAAGCCTTTCGATATGCGTCTGGTGGTAAGTCAGCTCGCTCAATTGATCCAGAGCCGTGAACTTTTGTTTAGAAAGTATTTTAAAGGAATTGCTCGGGATGAAGAGGTGCTCAATCAAAGCTCTTCCTTGGATCGTGATTTTGTACAGAAGTTGATGAGCTATGTAATGGAGAATATTACTAAGCCTGATCTAAGTGTTGAATCCCTTGCTTCAGAATTGAACTTAAGCAGAAGTCAATTGTACAGAAAGGTGAAAGCGCTAACCGGCAGTTCTGTTAATGAGTTTACCCGTAATATTCGTCTGGAGCAAGCCAGGAAAATCATAGAAGCGGGTAATTTGAACATAGCAGAGGTCAGCTATCAGGTCGGCTTCTCCTCACCGTCCTACTTTACCAAGTGTTTCAAGGAGCATTTTGGATATGTCCCTAAGGATACCCCAGTCAAGGGTGTGTAAATACCCTTGCTACTATTTCTTGCTTTATAACAAATGTTGTGCGCTCTGATACAAATGTTGCGTCATCTATTCCAAGCTGCCATAATGCAATAAAAATGATGGTACATGCTTCAGATGAGATATTCTTCCTGATATAATCTATTCATCATTGTAAGGTGGGAGTCTAAAAACTAATCCCTTCATACAAGCATGATTAAGATGAATAAAAAGCGAGGAAAGGAACTTTTGATAGATGGCTTGTTGCTATCTGCTTTAGTGATTCTCTTCATGCTCCTCTTGTCATTCTTGTAGCTGAACAACGTATTTAACAAAAGATTAAAGCATGAATTGGAAGACGCAATTGCGCCTAAGTACCTTGGTATTGGTACTTACTTACACAATGATTCGATGCACTACTGTATCGAAACCAAACGACTATCAAAACACTGAACTCAGTGCAGAAGAAAGAGCAACAGATCTAGTTGCACAAATGACCCTGCAAGAGAAAGTATCGCAGATGCGCTATGATGCGCCAGCGGTACCAAGATTAGGAATACCAAGATACAATTGGTGGAACGAATGCTTGCACGGAGTAGGCAGGGCGGGAGAAGCCACAGTTTTTCCACAGGCCATTGGCATGGGGGCTACCTGGGATACCAACTTGATGTCCGAAGTAGCTACCGCCATTTCAGATGAAGCCAGGGCCAAGCATCATCGCTTTGTCAAAGAAGACAAAAGAGGGATTTATCAAGGGCTGACTTTTTGGACTCCCAATATCAATATCTTTAGAGATCCGAGATGGGGTAGAGGTCAGGAGACCTATGGTGAAGATCCGTTCCTTACCAGTAGTATGGGAGTGGAATTCATCAAAGGGTTGCAAGGAGATGATCCCAAATATTTGAAACTCGTAGCTACTGCCAAGCATTTTGCTGTACACAGTGGTCCAGAGCGTTCCAGACATGAGGACAACTATCAGACCTCTGACAAAGATCTCCACGAAACTTATTTACCAGCATTTAAAGCAGCCATCAAAGAAGCCAATGTGCAGTCTGTGATGTGTGCTTATAACCGCTACAGAGATGAGGCCTGCTGCGGTAGCAATTTGCTACTGACTAATATCCTTAAAAACGAATGGGGATTTGATGGTTATGTGGTTTCTGATTGCTGGGCGATCAATGACTTTTATATGGAAGGGAGACATGGTGTGTCGGCTACAGCTCCTAAAGCATCTGCATTGGCGGTAAAGTCTGGAACAGATTTGAACTGTGGTGATACTTTCGATCCTAATCTCAGTGAAGCTGTTTTGAAAGAATTGATTGATGAAGAAGAGGTGGATCAAGCTTTGATTCGATTGATGACTGCTAGATTCAGATTAGGAATGTTTGACGATGAGTCACTTGTTCCCTTTTCGGAGATTCCATATAGTGTAGTGGCCAGCGAAAAACATTTAGGATTGTCGAGGCAAGCGGCTTTGGAATCGATGGTGTTGCTGAAGAATGAGGGCAACGTACTGCCGTTAAGCAAGGAATTGAAAAGTGTGGCGGTTATAGGACCTAATGCCAATGACAAGCAATCCCTTTTGGGCAACTATCACGGCACGCCTAATAATCAAATCACCCCATATGCGGGAATCAAGGCTAAGTTGCCCAACGCAGAAGTGCGATACGCTAAAGGTTCGGATGTTGCTACGGGCTGGCCATTGTTGTCTTTAATCCCCGCAGAGAATTTACAGTCCAACGGAAAGAAAGGCCTATCAGCAGAATATTTTCCTAATGCCAACTGGGAAGGTAAACCTTCAATCAGTCGAGTGGATGAGCAAATTGATTTTGTTTGGATGAAAGAGAAACCGATCAAGGAAATGGTTTCCGACACATTTACTGTGCGATGGAGTGGGAAATTGATAGCCCCTGAATCAGCCAAATACCGTATCGGTTTCCGTGCATGCAACAATGCCAAGGTATTCATAGATGGAGAGAAGAAGATCGACTTCAATGATGACCACAAGCCTGTAATGAAATATTATGATATGGATTTGAAAGAAGGTCAGGCTTATGAGATTCAGATCGACTATTACAATTTTCATACAGATCCACAGGCACAGCTGCTTTGGGCCAAGCTGGATGAAGATCTTTTGACTCCAGCTAAGCAAATAGCCAGCGAATCAGATGTCGTGGTATTGTGTCTGGGACTGACACCAGATATCGAAGGAGAGGAAATGCCTGTAGTACTGGAAGGATTTGATTCTGGTGATAGATCGGACATCGTACTACCTGCGGCGCAAAGAAAACTGCTCAATGAAATCGTTCAGATCGGTAAACCAACCATAGTGGTATTGATGAATGGTAGTGCTGTAGCGGTGAATGAAGCGGCTGCAAAAGTTCCAGCTATTTTGGAAGCCTGGTATCCTGGGGAATTTGGAGGTGAGGCCATTGCAGATGTGCTCTTTGGTGACTACAACCCTGGAGGGAAGCTGCCTGTTACCTTTTATCAATCTGTAGATGATCTTCCTGACTTCAAATCATATGATATGAGCAACCGAACCTATAAGTATTTTGAGGGGACGCCACTGTTTCCATTCGGTCATGGGCTTAGCTATAGCAGCTTTAGCTATGAAGATGTGAAGGTTTCTGAAACTTCGGCGGGTGAAAATATGACTGTCAGCGCCACATTGAGCAATACAGGAGCTATGGCTGGTGACGAAGTGGTTCAGGTTTATGTCTCGCACAAAGAGAACAATCCAGATGCCGCAATTAGAACATTGGTGGCCTTCGAAAGAGTCCACTTAGGTGCGGGAGAAAGCAAGGAGGTAAGCTTCGAAATACCTGCCGAACGATATGCAGATATCGATGAAGATGGAAAGAGAATCAAGGAATCAACTCGCCTTCGATTGAGTGTTGGAGGAAAGCAGCCAGGAATGGAAGGTTTGGCTGATGCAGCGACTACCTCAGTAGTCACTATGGATGTAGAAATCAAATAGAAAGAGGGCAGGAACCAGTCGCAATGGTTCCTGCCGTTTTCACCGAATTCGGATGAATTCGATTACTATTTTATATAACTAAATACAAACTATTATGAAAAAACGATTACTAGAGACGACCGGAAGGAAATCCTTCTCCGTTGTTTTGATGCAATGTTTGCTGGTGATGTTTTGTCTTCAGGCTACTGCCTGGACGGCAAATGCCGCATCAGCTGATGTTACGGTCAGTGGGACAATTACTGATCAGACAGATGGGTCACCTTTGCCAGGTGTAAATGTGCTAGTGAAAGGAACAAGTACTGGTACAGTATCTGATTTGGACGGCAATTATTCCATCAATGTTGACGAAGCTGGAACTTTGGTTTTTAGCT
This is a stretch of genomic DNA from Reichenbachiella ulvae. It encodes these proteins:
- a CDS encoding two-component regulator propeller domain-containing protein → MKKTIALRLLWGIGVLCTSLPTFSDPVSEEFTFTNIHEGITKRAVTAFSQDEEGFIWIATFGAGLYRYDGLEYKVYKYDWNDSTTISSNVVYEIFRDSQDLLWVVTDNGACYYNSSEDNFQRIEILGKSASRQLTILAMEEDYTGNLLFASSQDGLFLYERQSQIVKHIPFLGLKEDPLFIRDIVLMPDQTILMASNYGLLELGKGRQQIVEAKLFDGEKYFGLDPMLEFMYLDSDENLWIGSRMNGVYHLRQRKSRKFNSWTLNNYPITEKRILSMQETQYGNMLLGTENDGLFLLDKNGKVLQNYYYDKFEGEHIKANSIWSLFKDRDERIWLGYYDKGVGVYDPLFDKFDHLLSQANNLNSLQVASVTDLTQDEKGRYWISMDGGGIDIYNDQTKKFTHTIDEESGYTGLTNKAIQTVFFDAEQNLWAGSWDGGLYFLPKGSKHFKNYTVENTSGALKSNRILSIAEDSHGVIWMGSFSNGLLSYNPKTHEFKSYDKGEFRLAGINNMDIRRVYVDSKDRIWVGATLGLFRIDRNRNGELELHSFSDQMSESMGEHSSVNHILSIEEDSKDNIWIGTDGAGLCQYNENDNHFFWYNVQNGLDMETVCAILEDDQGKIWLSSKSGIASLDLENGRIDHFSTHDGLLSNAFNYNAAYKNKKGQLFFGDFLGVDFFHPNSLKTNQVKPQVFFTELRVFNELVQPNDESGILETPLLETSALTLNHEQSVFTIQFVGLNYTRPEENEYAFYLEGLETDWNYVGNTRSATYTSLKSGDYVFKVKAANNDGVWSDEVRELRITILPPWYRSRWALLVYSISFLGLLYVFFKIVQVRVRDKQAYLTEIENRKQEEELNDKKLQFFTNISHEFRTPLTLILNPLKDVLNDSSLTLPSRVTEKLQVMYKNSDRLQRLIDELMDFRKLKFHKLPVHAQCLEIEPFLRSVCQYFEEEAESNSIDLDVIPNPTDQMVWVDKGMLEKIVFNLLSNAFKVTPQNGSIKMYTSVEMHNYTDTEAWNSLKITISDTGPGLESDQLEKIFERFYQVDKKNKDYFGGTGIGLEVVKDFISLNKGDIKVKSQVGKGTSFELFLRLGDDHLEENEKLVAQPETFVPVESIKELEEQDVIAHGKKKTILIVEDNLELRKYLKSELSKHYRVVLARDGAEGWEMAQSESPDAMVTDVVMPELNGVELCERIKSDIKTSHIPILMLTAKSTLDDQLEGIEKGADAYISKPFDMRLVVSQLAQLIQSRELLFRKYFKGIARDEEVLNQSSSLDRDFVQKLMSYVMENITKPDLSVESLASELNLSRSQLYRKVKALTGSSVNEFTRNIRLEQARKIIEAGNLNIAEVSYQVGFSSPSYFTKCFKEHFGYVPKDTPVKGV
- a CDS encoding glycoside hydrolase family 3 protein, coding for MNWKTQLRLSTLVLVLTYTMIRCTTVSKPNDYQNTELSAEERATDLVAQMTLQEKVSQMRYDAPAVPRLGIPRYNWWNECLHGVGRAGEATVFPQAIGMGATWDTNLMSEVATAISDEARAKHHRFVKEDKRGIYQGLTFWTPNINIFRDPRWGRGQETYGEDPFLTSSMGVEFIKGLQGDDPKYLKLVATAKHFAVHSGPERSRHEDNYQTSDKDLHETYLPAFKAAIKEANVQSVMCAYNRYRDEACCGSNLLLTNILKNEWGFDGYVVSDCWAINDFYMEGRHGVSATAPKASALAVKSGTDLNCGDTFDPNLSEAVLKELIDEEEVDQALIRLMTARFRLGMFDDESLVPFSEIPYSVVASEKHLGLSRQAALESMVLLKNEGNVLPLSKELKSVAVIGPNANDKQSLLGNYHGTPNNQITPYAGIKAKLPNAEVRYAKGSDVATGWPLLSLIPAENLQSNGKKGLSAEYFPNANWEGKPSISRVDEQIDFVWMKEKPIKEMVSDTFTVRWSGKLIAPESAKYRIGFRACNNAKVFIDGEKKIDFNDDHKPVMKYYDMDLKEGQAYEIQIDYYNFHTDPQAQLLWAKLDEDLLTPAKQIASESDVVVLCLGLTPDIEGEEMPVVLEGFDSGDRSDIVLPAAQRKLLNEIVQIGKPTIVVLMNGSAVAVNEAAAKVPAILEAWYPGEFGGEAIADVLFGDYNPGGKLPVTFYQSVDDLPDFKSYDMSNRTYKYFEGTPLFPFGHGLSYSSFSYEDVKVSETSAGENMTVSATLSNTGAMAGDEVVQVYVSHKENNPDAAIRTLVAFERVHLGAGESKEVSFEIPAERYADIDEDGKRIKESTRLRLSVGGKQPGMEGLADAATTSVVTMDVEIK